A window of Eriocheir sinensis breed Jianghai 21 chromosome 63, ASM2467909v1, whole genome shotgun sequence contains these coding sequences:
- the LOC126987039 gene encoding uncharacterized protein LOC126987039 isoform X2 has product MNEKFVNKSFTIQALEVAASFLPMAHQCLSAPEHRWFRPRHTPQRHMLVQAPSHPSKTHAGSGPVTPLKDTRWFRPRHTPQRHTLVQAPSHPSKTHAGSGPVTPLKDTRWFRPRHTPQRHTLVQAPSHPSKTHAGSGPVTPLRDTRWFRPRHTPQRHTAPSHPSETHGPVTPHHCVHLTHAVQAFLMFIKLHSLSLVLLAVHSLSALHVMTSHVHFIYLVTLGILSIFVCSLTHDAHIL; this is encoded by the exons ATGAACGAGAAGTTTGTCAACAAGAGTTTCACTATACAGGCACTGGAAGTAGCAGCTTCCTTTCTTCCAATGGCGCACCAATGCCTGAGTGCCCCTGAGCACCGCTGGTTCAG GCCCCGTCACACCCCTCAAAGACACATGCTGGTTCAGGCCCCGTCACACCCCTCAAAGACACACGCTGGTTCAG GCCCCGTCACACCCCTCAAAGACACACGCTGGTTCAGGCCCCGTCACACCCCTCAAAGACACACGCTGGTTCAGGCCCCGTCACACCCCTCAAAGACACACGCTGGTTCAGGCCCCGTCACACCCCTCAAAGACACACGCTGGTTCAGGCCCCGTCACACCCCTCAAAGACACACGCTGGTTCAG GCCCCGTCACACCCCTCAAAGACACACGCTGGTTCAGGCCCCGTCACACCCCTCAGAGACACACGCTGGTTCAGGCCCCGTCACACCCCTCAGAGACACACGGCCCCGTCACACCCCTCAGAGACACACGGCCCCGTCACCCCTCACCACTGCGTGCACCTCACCCATGCAGTGCAGGCTTTTCTGATGTTCATAAAGCTACATAGCCTGTCACTCGTACTTCTGGCTGTCCACTCGTTATCAGCTCTGCATGTGATGACCTCCCACGTCCATTTCATATACTTAGTCACCTTAGGAATACTTTCAATCTTTGTCTGTTCCCTAACCCACGATGCTCACATTTTATAG
- the LOC126987039 gene encoding uncharacterized protein LOC126987039 isoform X1, which produces MNEKFVNKSFTIQALEVAASFLPMAHQCLSAPEHRWFRPRHTPQRHTLVQAPSHPSKTHAGSGPVTPLKDTRWFRPRHTPQRHTLVQAPSHPSKTHAGSGPVTPLKDTRWFRPRHTPQRHTLVQAPSHPSKTHAGSGPVTPLRDTRWFRPRHTPQRHTAPSHPSETHGPVTPHHCVHLTHAVQAFLMFIKLHSLSLVLLAVHSLSALHVMTSHVHFIYLVTLGILSIFVCSLTHDAHIL; this is translated from the exons ATGAACGAGAAGTTTGTCAACAAGAGTTTCACTATACAGGCACTGGAAGTAGCAGCTTCCTTTCTTCCAATGGCGCACCAATGCCTGAGTGCCCCTGAGCACCGCTGGTTCAGGCCCCGTCACACCCCTCAAAGACACACGCTGGTTCAG GCCCCGTCACACCCCTCAAAGACACACGCTGGTTCAGGCCCCGTCACACCCCTCAAAGACACACGCTGGTTCAGGCCCCGTCACACCCCTCAAAGACACACGCTGGTTCAGGCCCCGTCACACCCCTCAAAGACACACGCTGGTTCAGGCCCCGTCACACCCCTCAAAGACACACGCTGGTTCAGGCCCCGTCACACCCCTCAGAGACACACGCTGGTTCAGGCCCCGTCACACCCCTCAAAGACACACGCTGGTTCAGGCCCCGTCACACCCCTCAGAGACACACGCTGGTTCAGGCCCCGTCACACCCCTCAGAGACACACGGCCCCGTCACACCCCTCAGAGACACACGGCCCCGTCACCCCTCACCACTGCGTGCACCTCACCCATGCAGTGCAGGCTTTTCTGATGTTCATAAAGCTACATAGCCTGTCACTCGTACTTCTGGCTGTCCACTCGTTATCAGCTCTGCATGTGATGACCTCCCACGTCCATTTCATATACTTAGTCACCTTAGGAATACTTTCAATCTTTGTCTGTTCCCTAACCCACGATGCTCACATTTTATAG
- the LOC126987039 gene encoding uncharacterized protein LOC126987039 isoform X7: protein MNEKFVNKSFTIQALEVAASFLPMAHQCLSAPEHRWFRPRHTPQRHMLVQAPSHPSKTHAGSGPVTPLKDTRWFRPRHTPQRHTLVQAPSHPSKTHAGSGPVTPLKDTRWFRPRHTPQRHTLVQAPSHPSETHAGSGPVTPLKDTRWFRPRHTPQRHTLVQAPSHPSETHGPVTPLRDTRPRHPSPLRAPHPCSAGFSDVHKAT from the exons ATGAACGAGAAGTTTGTCAACAAGAGTTTCACTATACAGGCACTGGAAGTAGCAGCTTCCTTTCTTCCAATGGCGCACCAATGCCTGAGTGCCCCTGAGCACCGCTGGTTCAG GCCCCGTCACACCCCTCAAAGACACATGCTGGTTCAGGCCCCGTCACACCCCTCAAAGACACACGCTGGTTCAG GCCCCGTCACACCCCTCAAAGACACACGCTGGTTCAGGCCCCGTCACACCCCTCAAAGACACACGCTGGTTCAGGCCCCGTCACACCCCTCAAAGACACACGCTGGTTCAGGCCCCGTCACACCCCTCAAAGACACACGCTGGTTCAGGCCCCGTCACACCCCTCAAAGACACACGCTGGTTCAGGCCCCGTCACACCCCTCAGAGACACACGCTGGTTCAGGCCCCGTCACACCCCTCAAAGACACACGCTGGTTCAGGCCCCGTCACACCCCTCAGAGACACACGCTGGTTCAGGCCCCGTCACACCCCTCAGAGACACACGGCCCCGTCACACCCCTCAGAGACACACGGCCCCGTCACCCCTCACCACTGCGTGCACCTCACCCATGCAGTGCAGGCTTTTCTGATGTTCATAAAGCTACATAG
- the LOC126987039 gene encoding uncharacterized protein LOC126987039 isoform X6: MNEKFVNKSFTIQALEVAASFLPMAHQCLSAPEHRWFRPRHTPQRHTLVQAPSHPSKTHAGSGPVTPLKDTRWFRPRHTPQRHTLVQAPSHPSKTHAGSGPVTPLKDTRWFRPRHTPQRHTLVQAPSHPSKTHAGSGPVTPLKDTRWFRPRHTPQRHTLVQAPSHPSETHGPVTPLRDTRPRHPSPLRAPHPCSAGFSDVHKAT; encoded by the exons ATGAACGAGAAGTTTGTCAACAAGAGTTTCACTATACAGGCACTGGAAGTAGCAGCTTCCTTTCTTCCAATGGCGCACCAATGCCTGAGTGCCCCTGAGCACCGCTGGTTCAGGCCCCGTCACACCCCTCAAAGACACACGCTGGTTCAGGCCCCGTCACACCCCTCAAAGACACATGCTGGTTCAGGCCCCGTCACACCCCTCAAAGACACACGCTGGTTCAG GCCCCGTCACACCCCTCAAAGACACACGCTGGTTCAGGCCCCGTCACACCCCTCAAAGACACACGCTGGTTCAGGCCCCGTCACACCCCTCAAAGACACACGCTGGTTCAGGCCCCGTCACACCCCTCAAAGACACACGCTGGTTCAGGCCCCGTCACACCCCTCAAAGACACACGCTGGTTCAG GCCCCGTCACACCCCTCAAAGACACACGCTGGTTCAGGCCCCGTCACACCCCTCAGAGACACACGCTGGTTCAGGCCCCGTCACACCCCTCAGAGACACACGGCCCCGTCACACCCCTCAGAGACACACGGCCCCGTCACCCCTCACCACTGCGTGCACCTCACCCATGCAGTGCAGGCTTTTCTGATGTTCATAAAGCTACATAG
- the LOC126987039 gene encoding uncharacterized protein LOC126987039 isoform X5, whose translation MNEKFVNKSFTIQALEVAASFLPMAHQCLSAPEHRWFRPRHTPQRHTLVQAPSHPSKTHAGSGPVTPLKDTRWFRPRHTPQRHTLVQAPSHPSKTHAGSGPVTPLKDTRWFRPRHTPQRHTLVQAPSHPSKTHAGSGPVTPLKDTRWFRPRHTPQRHTLVQAPSHPSKTHAGSGPVTPLRDTRPRHPSPLRAPHPCSAGFSDVHKAT comes from the exons ATGAACGAGAAGTTTGTCAACAAGAGTTTCACTATACAGGCACTGGAAGTAGCAGCTTCCTTTCTTCCAATGGCGCACCAATGCCTGAGTGCCCCTGAGCACCGCTGGTTCAGGCCCCGTCACACCCCTCAAAGACACACGCTGGTTCAGGCCCCGTCACACCCCTCAAAGACACATGCTGGTTCAGGCCCCGTCACACCCCTCAAAGACACACGCTGGTTCAGGCCCCGTCACACCCCTCAAAGACACACGTTGGTTCAGGCCCCGTCACACCCCTCAAAGACACACGCTGGTTCAGGCCCCGTCACACCCCTCAAAGACACACGCTGGTTCAGGCCCCGTCACACCCCTCAAAGACACACGCTGGTTCAGGCCCCGTCACACCCCTCAAAGACACACGCTGGTTCAGGCCCCGTCACACCCCTCAAAGACACACGCTGGTTCAGGCCCCGTCACACCCCTCAGAGACACACGCTGGTTCAGGCCCCGTCACACCCCTCAAAGACACACGCTGGTTCAGGCCCCGTCACACCCCTCAGAGACACACG GCCCCGTCACCCCTCACCACTGCGTGCACCTCACCCATGCAGTGCAGGCTTTTCTGATGTTCATAAAGCTACATAG
- the LOC126987039 gene encoding uncharacterized protein LOC126987039 isoform X10, with product MNEKFVNKSFTIQALEVAASFLPMAHQCLSAPEHRWFRPRHTPQRHMLVQAPSHPSKTHAGSGPVTPLKDTRWFRPRHTPQRHTLVQAPSHPSKTHAGSGPVTPLKDTRWFRPRHTPQRHTLVQAPSHPSETHAGSGPVTPLKDTRWFRPRHTPQRHTAPSPLTTACTSPMQCRLF from the exons ATGAACGAGAAGTTTGTCAACAAGAGTTTCACTATACAGGCACTGGAAGTAGCAGCTTCCTTTCTTCCAATGGCGCACCAATGCCTGAGTGCCCCTGAGCACCGCTGGTTCAG GCCCCGTCACACCCCTCAAAGACACATGCTGGTTCAGGCCCCGTCACACCCCTCAAAGACACACGCTGGTTCAG GCCCCGTCACACCCCTCAAAGACACACGCTGGTTCAGGCCCCGTCACACCCCTCAAAGACACACGCTGGTTCAGGCCCCGTCACACCCCTCAAAGACACACGCTGGTTCAGGCCCCGTCACACCCCTCAAAGACACACGCTGGTTCAGGCCCCGTCACACCCCTCAAAGACACACGCTGGTTCAGGCCCCGTCACACCCCTCAGAGACACACGCTGGTTCAGGCCCCGTCACACCCCTCAAAGACACACGCTGGTTCAGGCCCCGTCACACCCCTCAGAGACACACG GCCCCGTCACCCCTCACCACTGCGTGCACCTCACCCATGCAGTGCAGGCTTTTCTGA
- the LOC126987039 gene encoding uncharacterized protein LOC126987039 isoform X9: MNEKFVNKSFTIQALEVAASFLPMAHQCLSAPEHRWFRPRHTPQRHTLVQAPSHPSKTHAGSGPVTPLKDTRWFRPRHTPQRHTLVQAPSHPSKTHAGSGPVTPLKDTRWFRPRHTPQRHTLVQAPSHPSKTHAGSGPVTPLKDTRWFRPRHTPQRHTAPSPLTTACTSPMQCRLF; encoded by the exons ATGAACGAGAAGTTTGTCAACAAGAGTTTCACTATACAGGCACTGGAAGTAGCAGCTTCCTTTCTTCCAATGGCGCACCAATGCCTGAGTGCCCCTGAGCACCGCTGGTTCAGGCCCCGTCACACCCCTCAAAGACACACGCTGGTTCAGGCCCCGTCACACCCCTCAAAGACACATGCTGGTTCAGGCCCCGTCACACCCCTCAAAGACACACGCTGGTTCAG GCCCCGTCACACCCCTCAAAGACACACGCTGGTTCAGGCCCCGTCACACCCCTCAAAGACACACGCTGGTTCAGGCCCCGTCACACCCCTCAAAGACACACGCTGGTTCAGGCCCCGTCACACCCCTCAAAGACACACGCTGGTTCAGGCCCCGTCACACCCCTCAAAGACACACGCTGGTTCAG GCCCCGTCACACCCCTCAAAGACACACGCTGGTTCAGGCCCCGTCACACCCCTCAGAGACACACG GCCCCGTCACCCCTCACCACTGCGTGCACCTCACCCATGCAGTGCAGGCTTTTCTGA
- the LOC126987039 gene encoding uncharacterized protein LOC126987039 isoform X8: MNEKFVNKSFTIQALEVAASFLPMAHQCLSAPEHRWFRPRHTPQRHTLVQAPSHPSKTHAGSGPVTPLKDTRWFRPRHTPQRHTLVQAPSHPSKTHAGSGPVTPLKDTRWFRPRHTPQRHTLVQAPSHPSKTHAGSGPVTPLKDTRWFRPRHTPQRHTAPSPLTTACTSPMQCRLF; encoded by the exons ATGAACGAGAAGTTTGTCAACAAGAGTTTCACTATACAGGCACTGGAAGTAGCAGCTTCCTTTCTTCCAATGGCGCACCAATGCCTGAGTGCCCCTGAGCACCGCTGGTTCAGGCCCCGTCACACCCCTCAAAGACACACGCTGGTTCAGGCCCCGTCACACCCCTCAAAGACACATGCTGGTTCAGGCCCCGTCACACCCCTCAAAGACACACGCTGGTTCAGGCCCCGTCACACCCCTCAAAGACACACGTTGGTTCAGGCCCCGTCACACCCCTCAAAGACACACGCTGGTTCAGGCCCCGTCACACCCCTCAAAGACACACGCTGGTTCAGGCCCCGTCACACCCCTCAAAGACACACGCTGGTTCAGGCCCCGTCACACCCCTCAAAGACACACGCTGGTTCAGGCCCCGTCACACCCCTCAAAGACACACGCTGGTTCAGGCCCCGTCACACCCCTCAGAGACACACG GCCCCGTCACCCCTCACCACTGCGTGCACCTCACCCATGCAGTGCAGGCTTTTCTGA
- the LOC126987039 gene encoding uncharacterized protein LOC126987039 isoform X4, giving the protein MNEKFVNKSFTIQALEVAASFLPMAHQCLSAPEHRWFRPRHTPQRHTLVQAPSHPSKTHAGSGPVTPLKDTRWFRPRHTPQRHTLVQAPSHPSKTHAGSGPVTPLKDTRWFRPRHTPQRHTLVQAPSHPSKTHAGSGPVTPLKDTRWFRPRHTPQRHTLVQAPSHPSETHAGSGPVTPLRDTRPRHTPQRHTAPSPLTTACTSPMQCRLF; this is encoded by the exons ATGAACGAGAAGTTTGTCAACAAGAGTTTCACTATACAGGCACTGGAAGTAGCAGCTTCCTTTCTTCCAATGGCGCACCAATGCCTGAGTGCCCCTGAGCACCGCTGGTTCAGGCCCCGTCACACCCCTCAAAGACACACGCTGGTTCAGGCCCCGTCACACCCCTCAAAGACACATGCTGGTTCAGGCCCCGTCACACCCCTCAAAGACACACGCTGGTTCAGGCCCCGTCACACCCCTCAAAGACACACGTTGGTTCAGGCCCCGTCACACCCCTCAAAGACACACGCTGGTTCAGGCCCCGTCACACCCCTCAAAGACACACGCTGGTTCAGGCCCCGTCACACCCCTCAAAGACACACGCTGGTTCAGGCCCCGTCACACCCCTCAAAGACACACGCTGGTTCAGGCCCCGTCACACCCCTCAAAGACACACGCTGGTTCAG GCCCCGTCACACCCCTCAAAGACACACGCTGGTTCAGGCCCCGTCACACCCCTCAGAGACACACGCTGGTTCAGGCCCCGTCACACCCCTCAGAGACACACGGCCCCGTCACACCCCTCAGAGACACACGGCCCCGTCACCCCTCACCACTGCGTGCACCTCACCCATGCAGTGCAGGCTTTTCTGA
- the LOC126987039 gene encoding uncharacterized protein LOC126987039 isoform X3: MNEKFVNKSFTIQALEVAASFLPMAHQCLSAPEHRWFRPRHTPQRHTLVQAPSHPSKTHAGSGPVTPLKDTRWFRPRHTPQRHTLVQAPSHPSKTHAGSGPVTPLKDTRWFRPRHTPQRHTLVQAPSHPSKTHAGSGPVTPLRDTRWFRPRHTPQRHTLVQAPSHPSETHAGSGPVTPLRDTRPRHTPQRHTAPSPLTTACTSPMQCRLF; this comes from the exons ATGAACGAGAAGTTTGTCAACAAGAGTTTCACTATACAGGCACTGGAAGTAGCAGCTTCCTTTCTTCCAATGGCGCACCAATGCCTGAGTGCCCCTGAGCACCGCTGGTTCAGGCCCCGTCACACCCCTCAAAGACACACGCTGGTTCAGGCCCCGTCACACCCCTCAAAGACACATGCTGGTTCAGGCCCCGTCACACCCCTCAAAGACACACGCTGGTTCAG GCCCCGTCACACCCCTCAAAGACACACGCTGGTTCAGGCCCCGTCACACCCCTCAAAGACACACGCTGGTTCAGGCCCCGTCACACCCCTCAAAGACACACGCTGGTTCAGGCCCCGTCACACCCCTCAAAGACACACGCTGGTTCAGGCCCCGTCACACCCCTCAAAGACACACGCTGGTTCAGGCCCCGTCACACCCCTCAGAGACACACGCTGGTTCAGGCCCCGTCACACCCCTCAAAGACACACGCTGGTTCAGGCCCCGTCACACCCCTCAGAGACACACGCTGGTTCAGGCCCCGTCACACCCCTCAGAGACACACGGCCCCGTCACACCCCTCAGAGACACACGGCCCCGTCACCCCTCACCACTGCGTGCACCTCACCCATGCAGTGCAGGCTTTTCTGA